A genome region from Methanococcoides burtonii DSM 6242 includes the following:
- a CDS encoding NADH:flavin oxidoreductase, with amino-acid sequence MLFEPITMAGLTVKNRFVRSATNEGMAELDGTVTKGIGDMYEDLAREDVGLIITGYSYVDVKGQSDERQQGIYDDRFIGPYREIVSRVHKYDSKIFLQIVHGGRQSIVKEGVALLAPSAVEDPASGKVPVEMTEEDIFDTIENFAEAARRSKEAGFDGVQIHCAHGFLLSSFISPYTNHRTDKWGGSVENRARIVTEIVKRIQEKVGKDFPVMVKMNATDGFDVFSGKIGLDAPECVEIASLLEKAGICAIEVSGGIFEAGPVMSQNGIDSEDKEAYFRRYSKMILDTVKIPVILVGGIRTKAVMESILRGYADMISLSRPFIAEPDLVVKLKEGSDRVKCVSCNGCFRTDGVSCTYNFD; translated from the coding sequence ATGCTTTTTGAACCTATAACTATGGCAGGACTGACTGTAAAGAACCGTTTCGTGCGTTCAGCGACCAATGAGGGAATGGCTGAATTGGATGGGACTGTGACAAAAGGGATAGGTGACATGTATGAAGACCTTGCCCGGGAAGATGTCGGTTTGATAATTACGGGTTATTCATACGTGGATGTCAAAGGACAAAGCGATGAAAGGCAGCAGGGTATCTATGATGACAGGTTCATCGGACCTTATAGGGAAATTGTCTCAAGGGTACACAAGTATGATAGCAAGATATTCCTACAGATCGTCCATGGAGGCAGGCAATCCATCGTAAAGGAAGGAGTTGCTCTTTTAGCACCTTCGGCAGTCGAAGACCCAGCTTCCGGTAAGGTTCCTGTGGAAATGACCGAAGAGGATATCTTTGATACCATTGAGAACTTTGCAGAGGCTGCAAGACGTTCAAAGGAAGCGGGATTCGATGGTGTTCAGATACACTGTGCTCACGGTTTCCTGTTAAGCAGTTTCATCTCTCCTTATACGAACCACAGGACCGATAAATGGGGTGGTTCTGTAGAAAATCGGGCAAGGATAGTCACTGAGATAGTTAAAAGAATTCAGGAAAAGGTCGGAAAGGACTTCCCTGTCATGGTGAAAATGAATGCCACAGATGGGTTTGATGTGTTCTCAGGTAAGATCGGCCTTGATGCTCCCGAATGTGTGGAGATCGCCAGCCTTCTTGAAAAGGCCGGAATATGTGCTATCGAGGTAAGTGGCGGGATATTCGAAGCAGGCCCGGTCATGTCCCAGAATGGCATTGACTCTGAAGATAAAGAAGCATATTTCAGGCGTTATTCCAAAATGATCCTTGATACGGTGAAGATACCTGTCATACTGGTGGGCGGAATTCGTACAAAGGCCGTTATGGAGTCTATATTAAGGGGATATGCTGATATGATCTCGTTAAGCAGACCATTTATTGCCGAACCTGACCTTGTCGTGAAACTTAAGGAAGGGAGTGACCGGGTGAAGTGTGTGTCATGCAATGGGTGTTTCAGGACGGATGGGGTTTCCTGCACTTATAATTTTGACTAA
- a CDS encoding cytochrome c biogenesis protein, translated as MSESFLRDKFLPVLSATTMLLAIGMIIFYLPDMKGASGETLDMSFRIFYFHMPIAITSYLAFTVIFFSSILFLRTGKYGYDILSRSASEVGVIFAFLVLATGSIWARATWGWYWVWEPRLTTSLALFLVYVAYIVLRQAVDGVDKRARLASVFGILGFISVPLSFLSIRLWRSAHPLMFGDTSGSGGGGLEGTSLQLTLLVNVIAFTLLFITLVVYKMRNEQMEERADEIRASLD; from the coding sequence ATGTCGGAGAGTTTTTTAAGAGATAAGTTCCTGCCAGTTCTGTCCGCAACGACCATGTTGCTAGCCATTGGCATGATTATTTTCTACCTTCCTGATATGAAAGGTGCCTCTGGGGAAACCCTTGATATGAGCTTTAGGATATTCTATTTCCACATGCCTATAGCCATAACTTCCTATCTGGCCTTCACGGTGATATTCTTTTCCAGCATTCTGTTCTTGAGGACCGGTAAGTATGGTTATGACATCCTTTCCCGCTCGGCATCTGAGGTTGGTGTCATTTTCGCGTTCCTTGTTCTGGCAACCGGTTCCATCTGGGCCAGGGCTACCTGGGGATGGTACTGGGTATGGGAGCCAAGACTTACGACATCTCTTGCACTTTTTCTGGTCTATGTTGCTTATATTGTGCTTCGGCAGGCAGTTGATGGTGTGGACAAACGTGCACGTTTAGCTTCTGTTTTCGGAATACTAGGTTTTATCTCAGTTCCGTTGAGCTTTTTATCCATACGCCTGTGGCGTTCAGCTCACCCGTTGATGTTCGGTGACACTTCAGGTTCAGGCGGTGGAGGGCTTGAAGGTACTTCTCTGCAACTGACATTACTAGTGAACGTGATCGCATTTACCCTTCTTTTCATTACTCTCGTGGTGTACAAGATGCGAAACGAGCAGATGGAAGAAAGGGCTGATGAGATCAGGGCTTCACTTGACTGA
- a CDS encoding heme exporter protein CcmB: MIRILYIAAKDLKEEFRTKQMLNSMVLFSLLVIVVFSITFAPILGSSQDVAMVAPGVLWIAFIFAGSIGLSRSFVAELENGCLEGLKLCPISRSAIYTGKMVANLLLMLLVEIITVPLFAIMFNYSITGYFWLAIIIFLGTVGFVCVGTLLSALTVNTRTREILLPVLLLPLLLPALIPAVMATGSILIGASYGDITQELRLLLVYDIVFFLVAQLVFEYVIQD; this comes from the coding sequence ATGATACGCATTCTTTATATTGCAGCAAAGGACCTCAAAGAGGAGTTCCGCACCAAGCAAATGCTCAATTCAATGGTTCTTTTCTCATTGCTTGTCATAGTAGTGTTCAGTATCACATTTGCTCCGATACTCGGCTCTTCTCAGGATGTGGCAATGGTCGCTCCGGGTGTACTCTGGATAGCCTTCATCTTCGCAGGTTCCATAGGTCTTTCACGCTCCTTCGTGGCAGAACTGGAAAATGGCTGTCTCGAAGGTTTGAAATTATGCCCCATAAGCAGGAGTGCCATATACACTGGAAAGATGGTGGCGAACCTGTTGCTGATGCTACTGGTCGAGATCATAACTGTCCCTCTGTTTGCCATCATGTTCAATTACAGCATAACAGGATATTTCTGGCTTGCTATCATAATATTCCTTGGTACTGTGGGTTTTGTCTGTGTAGGGACACTGCTTTCAGCTCTGACAGTGAACACAAGGACTCGGGAAATATTACTTCCTGTGCTGTTATTGCCTCTGTTGCTTCCTGCCCTTATCCCTGCTGTGATGGCAACCGGAAGTATTCTCATAGGTGCATCTTACGGGGATATCACTCAGGAATTACGGCTTCTGCTTGTGTATGACATCGTTTTCTTCCTTGTGGCACAGCTTGTGTTCGAGTATGTAATACAGGATTAA